One part of the Pseudomonadota bacterium genome encodes these proteins:
- a CDS encoding TrkA family potassium uptake protein yields the protein MQRVIVIGLGIFGFNIVKGLYENGIEVIAIDKKREAVQQVKDFCTKAILADGMDKEVIDAVGLREDDVVIVSFGEDLAASTLITLHLRNLKVKNIIVKAPNEEHKMILERVGATEVIIPEKEMAGKVVKSLIYPNVLDYIPLSDDYMVGEIAPPKGFLGKTVGELQLRSKYHIEVIAVRDILTDQIQMVPRANFVIKDGEALVVIGKASDIEKIR from the coding sequence ATGCAAAGGGTTATTGTAATAGGACTGGGTATTTTTGGCTTTAATATCGTGAAGGGGCTTTACGAAAATGGCATTGAAGTGATTGCGATCGATAAAAAAAGAGAGGCCGTCCAGCAGGTCAAGGATTTTTGTACTAAAGCGATCCTTGCAGATGGTATGGACAAAGAGGTAATAGATGCTGTTGGTCTTCGGGAGGATGATGTGGTGATTGTCTCTTTCGGGGAAGATCTGGCTGCAAGTACGCTCATTACGCTTCATCTCAGAAACTTAAAGGTGAAAAATATTATCGTGAAGGCACCGAATGAGGAACATAAGATGATTCTGGAGAGGGTTGGGGCAACAGAGGTGATCATTCCAGAAAAAGAGATGGCAGGCAAGGTAGTGAAAAGTCTAATTTATCCGAATGTTCTCGACTACATCCCCCTGAGTGATGATTATATGGTCGGTGAAATTGCACCACCAAAAGGCTTTCTTGGAAAGACAGTTGGAGAGCTACAGTTGAGGAGTAAATATCATATAGAGGTGATTGCAGTCAGAGACATACTTACAGATCAGATTCAGATGGTGCCCAGAGCTAATTTCGTTATTAAGGATGGTGAGGCTTTAGTGGTGATTGGTAAAGCAAGCGATATTGAGAAAATAAGATGA